From the Streptomyces sp. Tu 2975 genome, one window contains:
- a CDS encoding peptidase inhibitor family I36 protein, whose translation MYSRPLLTVAAGVLALAVAGFGVRMLVADDPATKPRADAATGPTTSPGPDSGTGTTQTATGYDRCEPGSVCFFSEAGGEGRMCAWSGDDPDWFDGENDCSWAGTGRPGSLFNNGLPDPKGFVHVTYFAQPGLKQRLGCVEKGHRQDLALDSSVLSHTWAKSC comes from the coding sequence ATGTACAGCAGGCCGCTGCTCACGGTGGCGGCCGGCGTACTCGCCCTGGCGGTGGCGGGCTTCGGGGTGCGGATGCTCGTGGCCGACGACCCGGCCACGAAGCCGCGCGCCGACGCGGCCACGGGGCCCACCACGAGCCCGGGCCCTGACAGCGGCACCGGGACGACGCAGACGGCCACCGGCTACGACCGCTGCGAGCCAGGCTCCGTCTGCTTCTTCTCCGAGGCCGGCGGCGAAGGCAGGATGTGCGCCTGGTCGGGCGACGACCCGGACTGGTTCGACGGCGAGAACGACTGCTCCTGGGCCGGCACCGGGCGCCCCGGCTCCCTCTTCAACAACGGCCTGCCCGACCCCAAGGGCTTCGTCCACGTCACCTACTTCGCGCAGCCAGGACTGAAGCAGCGCCTCGGCTGCGTCGAGAAGGGACACCGGCAGGATCTGGCCCTGGACTCGAGCGTGCTGTCGCATACCTGGGCCAAGTCCTGCTGA
- the purH gene encoding bifunctional phosphoribosylaminoimidazolecarboxamide formyltransferase/IMP cyclohydrolase: MTAEGTKRPIRRALVSVYDKTGLEELARGLHEAGVSLVSTGSTASKIAGAGVPVTKVEELTGFPECLDGRVKTLHPRVHAGILADLRLEDHQRQLAELGVEPFDLVIVNLYPFKETVASGATPDECVEQIDIGGPSMVRAAAKNHPSVAVVTSPARYADVLTAAREGGFELAARKRLAAEAFQHTAAYDVAVASWFASSYAPADESDFPDFLGATWERENVLRYGENPHQPAALYTSGSGGLAQAEQLHGKEMSYNNYTDTDAARRAAYDHAEPCVAIIKHANPCGIAIGADVAEAHRKAHACDPLSAFGGVIAVNRPVSVAMAEQVAEIFTEVIVAPAYEDGAVEVLARKKNIRVLRAEGAPANPVELKPIDGGALLQVTDRLQADGDKPENWTLATGEALSAEELTELAFAWKACRAVKSNAILLAKDGASVGVGMGQVNRVDSAKLAVERAGEERARGAFAASDAFFPFPDGLEILTAAGVKAVVQPGGSVRDELVVEAAKKAGVTMYFTGTRHFFH, translated from the coding sequence GTGACCGCCGAAGGTACGAAGCGCCCCATCCGCCGCGCACTCGTCAGCGTCTACGACAAGACCGGCCTTGAGGAGCTGGCCCGCGGCCTGCACGAGGCGGGTGTCTCCCTCGTCTCCACCGGCTCCACCGCGTCGAAGATCGCCGGGGCGGGCGTCCCGGTCACCAAGGTCGAGGAGCTCACCGGCTTCCCCGAGTGCCTGGACGGCCGCGTCAAGACACTCCACCCGCGCGTGCACGCCGGCATCCTCGCCGACCTGCGCCTGGAGGACCACCAGCGGCAGCTCGCCGAGCTGGGCGTCGAGCCCTTCGACCTGGTGATCGTGAACCTGTACCCGTTCAAGGAGACCGTCGCCTCCGGCGCCACCCCGGACGAGTGCGTCGAGCAGATCGACATCGGTGGCCCGTCGATGGTCCGCGCCGCCGCCAAGAACCACCCCTCGGTCGCGGTCGTCACCAGCCCGGCGCGGTACGCGGACGTGCTGACCGCGGCCCGTGAGGGCGGCTTCGAGCTGGCCGCCCGCAAGCGCCTGGCCGCCGAGGCCTTCCAGCACACCGCCGCGTACGACGTGGCCGTCGCGTCCTGGTTCGCCTCCTCCTACGCGCCCGCCGACGAGAGCGACTTCCCCGACTTCCTCGGCGCCACCTGGGAGCGCGAGAACGTCCTGCGCTACGGCGAGAACCCGCACCAGCCCGCCGCGCTCTACACCTCCGGCAGCGGCGGCCTCGCGCAGGCGGAGCAGCTGCACGGCAAGGAGATGTCGTACAACAACTACACGGACACCGACGCCGCGCGCCGGGCCGCGTACGACCACGCCGAGCCCTGCGTCGCGATCATCAAGCACGCCAACCCGTGCGGCATCGCGATCGGCGCGGACGTCGCCGAGGCGCACCGCAAGGCGCACGCCTGTGACCCGCTCTCCGCGTTCGGCGGCGTGATCGCCGTCAACCGCCCGGTCTCCGTGGCGATGGCCGAGCAGGTCGCCGAGATCTTCACCGAGGTCATCGTGGCCCCCGCGTACGAGGACGGCGCGGTCGAGGTCCTGGCCCGCAAGAAGAACATCCGCGTCCTGCGCGCCGAGGGCGCCCCGGCGAACCCGGTCGAGCTCAAGCCCATCGACGGCGGCGCGCTCCTCCAGGTCACCGATCGCCTCCAGGCGGACGGCGACAAGCCGGAGAACTGGACCCTGGCGACGGGCGAGGCCCTGTCCGCCGAGGAGCTGACCGAGCTGGCCTTCGCCTGGAAGGCGTGCCGCGCGGTCAAGTCGAACGCCATCCTGCTCGCCAAGGACGGCGCCTCGGTGGGCGTCGGCATGGGCCAGGTCAACCGCGTCGACTCCGCGAAGCTCGCGGTGGAGCGGGCAGGCGAGGAGCGGGCACGGGGCGCGTTCGCCGCGTCCGACGCTTTCTTCCCGTTCCCGGACGGTCTGGAGATCCTCACCGCGGCGGGCGTCAAGGCCGTGGTCCAGCCGGGTGGTTCGGTCCGCGACGAGCTGGTCGTGGAGGCGGCGAAGAAGGCGGGCGTGACGATGTACTTCACGGGGACGCGGCACTTCTTCCACTGA
- the purN gene encoding phosphoribosylglycinamide formyltransferase yields MAAARIVVLVSGSGTNLQALLDAIAADPEGYGARIVAVGADRDGIAGLDRAERAGLPTFVCRVKDHATRDEWDRALADATTAYEPDLVVSAGFMKIVGKEFLARFGGRVVNTHPALLPSFPGAHGVRDALAYGVKVTGCTVHFVDDGVDTGPIIAQGVVEVRDEDDEAALHERIKEVERSLLVEVVGRLARHGYRIEGRKVMIP; encoded by the coding sequence GTGGCCGCCGCCCGCATCGTCGTCCTGGTCTCCGGGTCCGGTACCAACCTCCAGGCCCTGCTCGACGCCATCGCCGCCGACCCCGAGGGGTACGGGGCCCGGATCGTCGCCGTCGGCGCCGACCGCGACGGCATCGCAGGACTCGACCGGGCCGAGCGCGCCGGACTGCCCACCTTCGTGTGCCGGGTGAAGGACCACGCCACCCGCGACGAGTGGGACCGCGCCCTGGCCGACGCCACCACCGCGTACGAGCCCGACCTCGTCGTCTCCGCCGGCTTCATGAAGATCGTCGGCAAGGAGTTCCTCGCCCGCTTCGGCGGCCGGGTCGTCAACACCCACCCGGCGCTGCTGCCCAGTTTTCCCGGTGCCCACGGAGTGCGGGACGCACTCGCGTACGGCGTGAAGGTCACCGGATGCACCGTCCACTTCGTCGACGACGGCGTCGACACCGGCCCGATCATCGCCCAGGGCGTGGTCGAGGTACGGGACGAGGACGATGAAGCCGCTCTCCATGAGCGCATCAAAGAAGTCGAGCGCTCCCTGCTCGTCGAGGTCGTGGGGCGTCTGGCCCGGCACGGCTACCGCATTGAGGGACGAAAGGTAATGATCCCGTGA
- a CDS encoding DUF6350 family protein, whose product MTQVTEQSHSVPQAPVAVQGGASVALVASFVRGATAAGLGLGVITVLVMVLWISSPFPDSDPADALHVAAALWLLAHGTELVRTDTLSGAPSPMGIVPLLLVAVPALLAHRAARDALEPAEGRPRPSAWSAPTMVASGYVMVGAPVVLYVAGGSFAADPLSALVHLPLVTFLAAATGAWTASGRPLGPLPAWVPRRLHAAVARGNVSAALRSAGAGTLTLLVGGAVLAVTSTVWHGRAAQESFLGLSGEWTGRAALALLTLALLPNAAVWGAAYGLGPGFALGTGATAAPLAATGTPALPDFPLLAAVPGEGPGTPLHWAAVAVPLAAGVVVAWFTVGAAAPRHGERGSAWSSGATALTVLLGAVGCAGLMCLLAGASGGPLGTGRLAEFGPVWWLTGCAALLWTAGPGIPLALALRAWRTRTPGRGLLRRRGAEAEGPSDAVPFAEVPAAPAAPAPGQGSSDTDLDGGPGPLDDESELYDFLPADTWTARGPREDRWAALKESSGGPMPDFPPLPVPAPPTGSEPATGSEPATGPEAATGPEAGAASGSATGPGFATGSGPATVPPSASPPMSPPAPPPASQTAEGPSGDPPEPSEEAAR is encoded by the coding sequence GTGACCCAAGTGACCGAACAGAGCCACTCAGTGCCCCAAGCCCCGGTCGCCGTGCAGGGCGGCGCGTCGGTCGCGCTGGTCGCGTCGTTCGTGCGCGGCGCGACGGCGGCCGGACTCGGGCTCGGCGTGATCACCGTACTGGTGATGGTGCTGTGGATCAGCTCGCCCTTCCCCGACAGCGATCCGGCCGACGCGCTGCACGTCGCGGCGGCGCTGTGGCTGCTCGCGCACGGCACGGAGCTCGTACGGACGGACACGCTCTCCGGGGCGCCCTCGCCGATGGGGATCGTGCCGCTGCTGCTCGTCGCCGTGCCCGCCTTGCTGGCACACCGGGCGGCACGCGACGCCTTGGAACCGGCGGAGGGCAGACCGAGGCCGTCCGCCTGGAGCGCGCCGACGATGGTGGCCAGCGGTTACGTGATGGTCGGTGCGCCGGTCGTGCTCTACGTCGCCGGCGGTTCCTTCGCGGCGGACCCGCTGAGCGCCCTTGTCCATCTGCCGCTCGTGACCTTCCTGGCCGCCGCCACCGGTGCATGGACCGCGAGCGGGCGGCCGCTGGGTCCGTTGCCGGCCTGGGTGCCGCGGCGGCTGCATGCGGCCGTCGCTCGCGGCAACGTGTCCGCCGCGCTGCGGTCCGCCGGCGCCGGCACCCTCACGCTGCTCGTCGGCGGCGCGGTGCTGGCCGTGACCTCCACGGTCTGGCACGGACGAGCCGCACAGGAGTCGTTCCTGGGCCTGTCGGGGGAGTGGACGGGCCGGGCGGCCCTCGCGCTGCTGACGCTGGCGCTGCTGCCGAACGCGGCCGTATGGGGCGCGGCTTACGGGCTCGGGCCGGGCTTCGCCCTCGGCACGGGCGCGACGGCGGCGCCGCTCGCCGCGACCGGCACGCCCGCGCTGCCCGACTTCCCGCTGCTCGCGGCGGTGCCGGGTGAAGGGCCCGGCACGCCGCTGCACTGGGCGGCCGTCGCGGTGCCCCTCGCCGCGGGAGTGGTGGTCGCCTGGTTCACGGTGGGAGCGGCGGCCCCGCGGCACGGGGAGCGCGGGAGCGCCTGGAGCTCCGGCGCGACCGCCCTCACGGTGCTGCTCGGCGCGGTCGGCTGCGCCGGGCTGATGTGCCTGCTCGCCGGGGCGTCCGGAGGCCCGCTCGGCACCGGCCGCCTCGCGGAGTTCGGCCCCGTGTGGTGGCTCACCGGCTGCGCGGCGCTGCTCTGGACGGCCGGCCCGGGGATCCCGCTGGCGCTGGCTCTGCGGGCGTGGCGGACACGGACGCCCGGCCGGGGGCTGCTGCGCCGTCGCGGCGCCGAGGCCGAAGGGCCGAGTGACGCGGTGCCGTTCGCGGAGGTACCGGCGGCGCCTGCGGCTCCGGCGCCGGGGCAGGGATCGTCGGACACGGACCTCGACGGTGGGCCCGGCCCGCTCGACGACGAGTCCGAGCTGTACGACTTCCTCCCGGCGGACACCTGGACCGCCCGCGGACCCCGCGAGGACCGCTGGGCCGCGCTGAAGGAGTCCTCCGGCGGCCCGATGCCGGACTTCCCCCCGCTTCCGGTCCCTGCCCCGCCGACCGGGTCCGAGCCCGCGACCGGGTCCGAGCCCGCGACCGGGCCCGAGGCCGCGACCGGGCCCGAGGCCGGCGCCGCTTCGGGGTCTGCCACCGGGCCCGGGTTTGCCACCGGTTCGGGGCCTGCCACGGTGCCCCCGTCCGCGTCGCCGCCCATGTCGCCGCCCGCCCCACCGCCCGCGTCGCAGACGGCGGAGGGCCCGAGCGGGGATCCGCCCGAGCCCTCCGAGGAAGCCGCCCGCTGA
- a CDS encoding sigma factor-like helix-turn-helix DNA-binding protein has product MTESITRSASGTPLPPPKERRRLREAKFLSEDEVATTIGVTRATIRSWETGRTAPRGRNREAYAELLAALDTRTGECAPDTGPLEGDREPDKRDEVDGGGRAAGEGLDQDDRVRIAPPTRTAQPTANTRPRPAVKRAAKPPVALHPRPVGRPGPSSATAPPADSRRGVGPLGPAALTLPPPSPEEAFDVLYAGAAPDLVRQTYLLTGRRRLSQESVERAFHHAWQRWPEVAVDRDPAGWVRAVAYEYAMSPWNRLRPAHRYPDELPGEEPRRELLEALLELPTAYRRALLLHDGLGLGLPETAAETEASTPATASRLVHAREAMAERLPELADSSVLRDRMRGLAGAGPAPLMTPACDVRSGCERRAKMWTRAVAAATALIVAATAFTLVTAPRHYDPPISPAQQIEGVPAPQHGPHRLTEKDRALRDKLRSEPANGPGRLVPLRG; this is encoded by the coding sequence ATGACCGAGAGCATCACCCGCTCCGCGTCCGGCACCCCCCTGCCGCCCCCGAAGGAACGGCGCAGGCTTCGAGAGGCGAAGTTCCTCTCCGAGGACGAGGTGGCGACGACGATCGGAGTCACCCGGGCGACGATCCGCTCCTGGGAGACCGGGCGCACCGCCCCCAGGGGGCGCAACCGCGAGGCCTACGCCGAGTTGCTCGCAGCCCTCGACACGCGGACCGGGGAGTGCGCCCCGGACACAGGGCCCCTGGAGGGCGACCGGGAGCCGGACAAGCGCGACGAAGTGGACGGAGGCGGCCGGGCGGCCGGAGAGGGCCTCGACCAGGACGACCGGGTCCGCATCGCACCGCCGACCCGCACGGCGCAGCCCACGGCGAACACCCGCCCCCGCCCCGCCGTGAAACGCGCGGCGAAGCCGCCGGTGGCCCTGCATCCGAGGCCCGTCGGCAGGCCCGGACCGTCGTCCGCGACGGCACCCCCCGCCGACAGCCGGCGTGGCGTCGGCCCCCTCGGCCCGGCGGCCCTGACCCTGCCGCCGCCCAGCCCGGAGGAGGCGTTCGACGTGCTGTACGCGGGCGCCGCCCCGGACCTGGTGCGCCAGACGTATCTGCTCACCGGACGCCGGCGGCTCTCCCAGGAGTCGGTCGAGCGGGCCTTCCACCACGCCTGGCAGCGCTGGCCGGAGGTCGCCGTGGACCGTGACCCGGCCGGCTGGGTGCGGGCCGTCGCGTACGAGTACGCCATGTCCCCGTGGAACCGGCTGCGGCCCGCGCACCGGTACCCCGACGAACTGCCCGGCGAGGAGCCCCGGCGGGAGTTGCTCGAGGCGCTGCTGGAACTCCCCACGGCGTACCGCCGGGCGCTGCTGCTCCACGACGGCCTCGGGCTCGGGCTGCCGGAGACCGCGGCGGAGACGGAGGCCAGCACCCCGGCCACCGCGAGCCGCCTCGTGCACGCCCGTGAGGCCATGGCCGAGCGGCTCCCCGAACTGGCGGACAGCAGCGTGCTGCGGGACCGGATGAGGGGACTGGCCGGTGCCGGGCCCGCACCCCTGATGACACCGGCGTGCGACGTGCGCAGCGGGTGCGAGCGCCGGGCGAAGATGTGGACACGGGCGGTCGCCGCGGCGACCGCGCTGATCGTCGCCGCCACCGCCTTCACGCTGGTCACGGCGCCACGGCACTACGATCCGCCGATCTCGCCGGCCCAGCAGATCGAAGGCGTGCCCGCGCCCCAGCACGGGCCGCACCGGCTGACGGAGAAGGACAGGGCACTCCGCGACAAGCTCCGTTCCGAACCGGCGAACGGACCTGGGCGACTCGTCCCGCTGCGCGGCTGA
- the sucD gene encoding succinate--CoA ligase subunit alpha, whose product MAIFLNKDSKVIVQGMTGATGMKHTKLMLGDGTNIVGGVNPRKAGTSVDFDGTEVPVFGSVAEAMEKTGADVSVLFVPPAFAKAAVVEAIDAEIPLAVVITEGIAVHDSAAFWAYAKSKGNKTRIIGPNCPGLITPGQSNAGIIPGDITKPGRIGLVSKSGTLTYQMMYELRDIGFSSAVGIGGDPVIGTTHIDALAAFEADPDTDLIVMIGEIGGDAEERAADFIKANVTKPVVGYVAGFTAPEGKTMGHAGAIVSGSSGTAAAKKEALEAAGVKVGKTPTETAKLARAILAG is encoded by the coding sequence ATGGCTATCTTCCTGAACAAGGACAGCAAGGTCATCGTCCAGGGCATGACCGGTGCCACGGGCATGAAGCACACCAAGCTCATGCTGGGTGACGGCACCAACATCGTCGGCGGCGTGAACCCGCGCAAGGCCGGCACGTCCGTCGACTTCGACGGCACCGAGGTACCGGTCTTCGGCTCCGTCGCCGAGGCCATGGAGAAGACGGGCGCCGACGTCTCCGTCCTCTTCGTGCCGCCGGCCTTCGCGAAGGCCGCCGTCGTCGAGGCCATCGACGCCGAGATCCCCCTCGCGGTCGTCATCACCGAGGGCATCGCCGTCCACGACTCCGCCGCCTTCTGGGCCTACGCGAAGTCCAAGGGCAACAAGACCCGCATCATCGGCCCGAACTGCCCCGGCCTCATCACGCCGGGCCAGTCCAACGCCGGCATCATCCCGGGCGACATCACCAAGCCCGGCCGCATCGGTCTCGTGTCCAAGTCCGGCACGCTGACCTACCAGATGATGTACGAGCTCCGTGACATCGGCTTCTCCTCCGCCGTCGGCATCGGTGGCGACCCGGTCATCGGTACGACGCACATCGACGCCCTCGCGGCGTTCGAGGCGGACCCCGACACCGACCTGATCGTGATGATCGGCGAGATCGGCGGCGACGCCGAGGAGCGTGCGGCCGACTTCATCAAGGCCAACGTCACCAAGCCGGTCGTCGGCTACGTCGCGGGCTTCACCGCCCCCGAGGGCAAGACCATGGGCCACGCCGGCGCCATCGTCTCCGGCTCCTCCGGCACCGCCGCGGCGAAGAAGGAGGCCCTCGAGGCCGCGGGCGTCAAGGTCGGCAAGACGCCGACCGAGACGGCCAAGCTGGCGCGCGCCATCCTCGCCGGCTGA
- the sucC gene encoding ADP-forming succinate--CoA ligase subunit beta translates to MDLFEYQARDLFAKHGVPVLAGEVIDTPEAAREATERLGGKSVVKAQVKVGGRGKAGGVKLAATPDEAVARATDILGMDIKGHTVNKVMIAETAPEIAEEYYVSYLLDRTNRTFLAMASVEGGMDIEEVAATKPEALAKVPVDANEGVTKEKAAEIVAQAKFPAEVADQVADILVTLWKTFIAEDALLVEVNPLAKVADGRVIALDGKVSLDENADFRQPEHEALEDKAAANPLEAAAKAKNLNYVKLDGEVGIIGNGAGLVMSTLDVVAYAGEAHDNVKPANFLDIGGGASAEVMANGLEIILGDPDVKSVFVNVFGGITACDEVANGIVQALELLKSKGEEVTKPLVVRLDGNNAELGRKILSDANHPLVQRVDTMDGAADKAAELAAAAK, encoded by the coding sequence GTGGACCTGTTCGAGTACCAGGCGAGGGACCTCTTCGCCAAGCACGGTGTACCGGTGCTGGCCGGTGAAGTCATCGACACGCCTGAGGCGGCGCGCGAGGCCACCGAGCGACTGGGCGGCAAGTCGGTCGTCAAGGCGCAGGTGAAGGTCGGCGGCCGCGGCAAGGCCGGCGGCGTCAAGCTGGCCGCCACTCCGGACGAGGCCGTCGCCCGTGCGACGGACATCCTCGGGATGGACATCAAGGGCCACACGGTCAACAAGGTGATGATCGCGGAGACCGCTCCGGAGATCGCCGAGGAGTACTACGTCTCGTACCTCCTCGACCGCACCAACCGCACCTTCCTGGCCATGGCCTCGGTCGAGGGCGGCATGGACATCGAGGAGGTCGCGGCCACCAAGCCCGAGGCCCTCGCGAAGGTCCCGGTCGACGCCAACGAGGGTGTCACCAAGGAGAAGGCCGCCGAGATCGTCGCCCAGGCGAAGTTCCCGGCCGAGGTCGCCGACCAGGTCGCCGACATCCTGGTGACCCTGTGGAAGACCTTCATCGCCGAGGACGCGCTCCTCGTCGAGGTCAACCCGCTGGCCAAGGTCGCCGACGGCCGCGTCATCGCGCTCGACGGCAAGGTGTCGCTCGACGAGAACGCCGACTTCCGCCAGCCGGAGCACGAGGCCCTCGAGGACAAGGCCGCAGCCAACCCGCTCGAGGCTGCCGCCAAGGCCAAGAACCTCAACTACGTCAAGCTCGACGGCGAGGTCGGCATCATCGGCAACGGCGCGGGCCTGGTCATGTCGACCCTCGACGTCGTCGCCTACGCCGGTGAGGCCCACGACAACGTGAAGCCCGCCAACTTCCTCGACATCGGTGGTGGCGCCTCCGCCGAGGTCATGGCGAACGGCCTCGAGATCATCCTCGGCGACCCGGACGTCAAGTCCGTCTTCGTCAACGTCTTCGGTGGCATCACCGCCTGTGACGAGGTCGCCAACGGCATCGTCCAGGCCCTGGAACTGCTGAAGTCCAAGGGCGAGGAAGTCACCAAGCCGCTGGTCGTGCGCCTCGACGGCAACAACGCGGAGCTGGGTCGCAAGATCCTCTCCGACGCCAACCACCCGCTGGTGCAGCGCGTGGACACCATGGACGGCGCGGCCGACAAGGCCGCCGAGCTCGCCGCTGCTGCGAAGTAA